One Candidatus Korarchaeum sp. DNA segment encodes these proteins:
- a CDS encoding VIT1/CCC1 family protein, with amino-acid sequence MDLLRFQRNEITEYEVYRRISSLVKGSNKDTLESIAEDELKHYEILRKLTGNEVRPSKLRVLMYLILYRIFGITFTVKLMERAEDSAQRGYESLAESYEGIKEILNEEFEHERKLADMIREERVEYIGSIVLGINDALVELTGSLAGFSMALLNSKYVAVAGLITGIAASLSMSASEYLSRKSELRGSPVKGALYTGAAYMTSVLLLVAPFLMLEDVSMALMAMITLASIIICVFSSYLAVIREVSVVRSVLEMLLVGLGVAGVSYLIGAGAKLLLNLEAI; translated from the coding sequence ATGGATCTCCTGAGGTTTCAGAGGAACGAGATAACGGAGTACGAAGTGTACAGGAGGATCTCCTCGCTCGTTAAGGGGAGCAATAAGGATACGCTTGAGAGTATAGCTGAAGATGAGCTGAAGCATTACGAGATCTTGAGGAAACTAACTGGAAACGAAGTGAGACCGAGTAAACTCAGGGTGCTAATGTACCTCATCCTGTACAGGATATTCGGTATCACCTTCACCGTGAAGTTAATGGAGAGAGCTGAGGATTCCGCTCAGAGGGGTTATGAGAGCTTAGCTGAGAGTTACGAGGGAATCAAGGAGATCCTTAATGAGGAGTTCGAGCACGAGAGAAAGCTAGCGGATATGATAAGGGAGGAGAGAGTGGAATACATAGGTTCAATAGTCCTAGGGATTAACGATGCTCTGGTCGAACTCACGGGCTCCCTAGCTGGGTTTTCAATGGCGCTCCTCAACTCCAAGTACGTCGCGGTGGCGGGCTTGATAACGGGGATAGCTGCCTCCCTATCGATGTCCGCTTCGGAGTACCTATCCAGGAAGTCGGAGTTAAGGGGGAGCCCTGTGAAGGGAGCGCTCTATACGGGAGCCGCCTACATGACCTCCGTGCTGCTCCTAGTAGCGCCCTTCTTAATGCTTGAGGACGTCTCAATGGCTCTGATGGCAATGATAACACTGGCCTCCATCATAATATGCGTTTTCTCCTCTTACTTAGCTGTGATCAGGGAGGTGAGCGTGGTCAGGTCGGTCCTGGAGATGCTCCTAGTGGGTCTGGGTGTGGCCGGAGTATCTTACTTGATAGGAGCAGGAGCCAAGTTATTGCTTAACCTAGAGGCCATTTAA
- a CDS encoding winged helix-turn-helix transcriptional regulator has protein sequence MERDKIAILLEGILGSSPSEFLGKTCSIFMRVVESSSQDGELLVYLFGLKLGEKLGKELHEGDHWETLSEVLRHMGLAESVDVVRDLRGTTLRVKCIEDHEKRSSHTFMMGMIAGFISQVSGRYVLVRELEKRANSRVLGLIDLFEGSCIDPPRNVIVEYLRANPGAHMRQIARDLGMSLGSLRWHLSVLERRGFVRKRRKGNMTEFYPSEVILKHHQISSSQGTS, from the coding sequence ATGGAGAGGGACAAGATCGCGATTCTCCTGGAAGGCATACTGGGATCCTCACCATCGGAGTTCCTAGGGAAAACTTGTTCTATCTTCATGAGGGTAGTTGAGTCATCCTCGCAGGACGGAGAGCTCCTGGTATACCTCTTCGGGTTAAAGTTGGGTGAGAAGTTAGGGAAGGAGCTCCATGAAGGGGACCACTGGGAGACCTTATCGGAGGTACTGAGGCATATGGGACTTGCTGAAAGCGTCGATGTGGTGAGGGATCTAAGGGGAACTACTCTTCGAGTTAAGTGCATCGAGGATCATGAGAAGAGGAGTAGTCATACGTTCATGATGGGTATGATAGCTGGATTCATCTCCCAGGTATCTGGGAGGTACGTTCTCGTCAGGGAACTGGAGAAACGAGCTAATAGCCGCGTGCTGGGGCTAATTGACCTATTTGAGGGGTCCTGTATCGACCCTCCGAGGAACGTGATAGTGGAGTACCTGAGGGCGAATCCGGGGGCTCACATGAGGCAGATAGCTAGGGATCTCGGGATGAGCCTAGGGTCCTTGAGGTGGCACTTGAGCGTCCTGGAGAGGAGAGGTTTTGTCAGGAAAAGGAGAAAAGGCAATATGACGGAGTTCTACCCATCAGAAGTTATTCTAAAGCATCACCAGATCTCATCATCCCAGGGAACATCTTGA
- a CDS encoding isocitrate/isopropylmalate dehydrogenase family protein, producing the protein MPRIAVIPGDGVGPEVMEAVIPLLEAVADASNIPMELRFYEAGDGAKMRTGRALPEETLQGVLKADATLMVAVGETAREVILPLRQKLDLYANLRPAKSYPVPNAVPGFDLTIVRENTEDLYVMSGWSSEDAAIDLRVISRRGSERICRFGYRYARRMGKSRVCVVHKANVLEGCRLFRRVCSEIAAEEGFEYREMYVDSAAMRIAMDRPFDVIITTNVFGDILSDLAAAFIGGLGMYPSANIGEGRALFEPVHGTAPELAGRNLANPMATMLSASMMLEWLGYAEGARLIEESVRRACELGFTTPDVGGTLGTKEVGSKVLGILRSIVGVRP; encoded by the coding sequence ATGCCGAGGATAGCCGTCATCCCCGGGGACGGGGTCGGGCCTGAGGTTATGGAAGCCGTCATCCCCCTATTGGAAGCGGTGGCCGATGCTTCGAACATCCCCATGGAACTGAGGTTCTACGAGGCGGGAGATGGCGCTAAGATGAGGACCGGAAGGGCTCTCCCTGAGGAGACTCTCCAGGGCGTGCTTAAAGCTGATGCTACGCTCATGGTCGCCGTAGGGGAGACGGCGAGGGAGGTCATACTCCCTCTGAGGCAGAAACTAGATCTATACGCTAACCTCAGACCCGCTAAATCTTACCCAGTTCCTAACGCCGTCCCCGGATTCGACCTGACGATAGTGAGGGAGAACACTGAGGACCTCTACGTGATGTCCGGCTGGAGCAGTGAGGATGCCGCCATCGACCTGAGGGTGATAAGCAGGAGGGGCAGCGAGAGGATATGCAGGTTCGGTTATCGCTACGCCAGGAGGATGGGGAAGTCCAGGGTCTGCGTGGTGCATAAGGCTAACGTGTTGGAGGGATGCCGGCTCTTCAGGAGGGTTTGCTCCGAGATAGCTGCTGAGGAGGGGTTTGAGTACAGGGAGATGTACGTGGATAGCGCTGCCATGAGGATAGCCATGGACAGACCCTTCGATGTGATAATAACGACTAACGTCTTCGGGGATATACTCTCAGATCTAGCTGCGGCCTTCATAGGGGGGCTGGGTATGTACCCGAGCGCTAACATAGGCGAGGGGAGGGCTCTCTTCGAGCCCGTTCATGGGACAGCTCCCGAGCTCGCTGGAAGGAACCTAGCTAACCCTATGGCAACTATGCTCTCGGCTTCAATGATGTTGGAGTGGCTGGGATACGCTGAGGGGGCTAGGCTCATCGAGGAATCCGTGAGGAGGGCCTGTGAGCTCGGGTTCACTACTCCAGACGTAGGAGGAACTTTAGGGACTAAGGAAGTAGGATCGAAGGTCCTGGGTATCCTCAGGTCGATCGTTGGGGTGCGGCCTTGA
- a CDS encoding ribbon-helix-helix domain-containing protein has protein sequence MKRRFGISIPDELLERIDSLSRELMISRSSLIEEFIKDVIEERSHLLKPHKCKGILIVISRVPEGASRVLEKYNNCIVSRSHHHSEGCCIDVGLVEADSDEIMNLRRELKKVKGVSERYVPLVCVG, from the coding sequence ATGAAGAGGAGATTCGGGATCTCGATCCCAGACGAGCTTCTTGAGAGGATAGACTCGCTCTCGAGGGAACTCATGATCAGTAGATCCTCACTCATAGAGGAGTTTATAAAGGACGTGATAGAGGAGAGATCCCACCTCCTCAAGCCCCACAAGTGCAAGGGGATACTGATAGTGATCTCCAGAGTACCCGAGGGAGCATCGAGAGTACTGGAGAAGTACAACAATTGTATAGTCTCCAGAAGCCACCATCATTCTGAAGGATGCTGCATCGATGTCGGTTTGGTGGAAGCGGATTCCGATGAGATAATGAACTTGAGGAGGGAGCTGAAGAAGGTCAAGGGGGTCTCTGAGAGGTACGTACCCCTAGTCTGCGTCGGTTGA
- a CDS encoding fumarylacetoacetate hydrolase family protein: MRLLSFKYRGMRDYGLSVEDEIAPSSELSRVLGKGLPPTLDELIGTSLVDEVIGLGDRTFERTIKLEEVEVTKPISNPPKIICLGRNYVEHAAETGSEPPKEPVIFMKPRTSLNDPFSDVLVPDDYTSEVDYEGEIAFIVRKGGRKLSEEEARSSILGYLAFNDITARDLQRRDKQWVRGKSLDGFAPIGPWIEVSVDFEELGISTWVNGELRQRASSREMVFKPWEILSTLSKGMTVEAGDLIATGTPAGVGAFSDPPKLLRHGDVVEVEVWNVGKIRNRIVFESSLK; the protein is encoded by the coding sequence GTGAGGTTGCTGAGCTTCAAGTATAGGGGGATGAGGGATTACGGGCTCTCCGTGGAGGACGAGATAGCTCCTTCATCCGAGCTATCTAGGGTACTGGGAAAGGGGCTTCCTCCTACGTTAGATGAACTCATCGGGACGTCGCTTGTGGATGAGGTAATTGGCTTAGGGGACAGGACATTCGAGAGGACCATTAAGCTTGAGGAAGTCGAGGTAACCAAGCCGATCTCTAACCCACCTAAGATAATTTGTCTAGGAAGGAACTACGTTGAGCACGCTGCTGAGACCGGAAGCGAGCCTCCGAAGGAACCGGTGATATTTATGAAGCCTAGGACCTCGCTTAACGATCCGTTCTCAGACGTCCTCGTACCTGATGATTACACATCGGAGGTTGACTACGAGGGAGAGATAGCGTTTATCGTGAGGAAGGGCGGGAGAAAGCTGAGCGAGGAGGAGGCTAGGTCCTCAATACTGGGTTATCTAGCGTTCAATGATATCACCGCGAGGGACCTCCAAAGGAGGGATAAGCAGTGGGTCAGGGGGAAGAGCTTGGACGGATTTGCCCCCATAGGGCCTTGGATCGAAGTTAGCGTGGATTTCGAGGAGCTAGGTATATCCACTTGGGTAAACGGGGAGTTGAGGCAGAGAGCCAGCTCGAGGGAGATGGTATTCAAACCTTGGGAGATATTGAGCACACTGAGCAAGGGAATGACGGTGGAGGCCGGTGACCTCATCGCGACCGGAACGCCCGCCGGAGTAGGTGCCTTCTCGGATCCCCCTAAGCTCCTGAGACACGGTGATGTGGTCGAAGTGGAAGTTTGGAATGTCGGAAAGATAAGGAATAGAATTGTCTTCGAGAGTTCCTTGAAATGA
- a CDS encoding zinc ABC transporter substrate-binding protein: MRWVPVTLLLLTTAALPVAARPEGVRVVATFSNLVYDLKLISCPQDEIDYLAPPGLDPHDYELRPGDLEKLRGADLILSLAHAPFEVSVRELISKGEIKAKLIEVPSIEGIRIYSNPLTGQPNYHMPIYDPMNYLVLMRELREALKELNPTCSETYDMNYLEVENRVRSIVMEARRMNLTALASTPIAQYALEWLGIEVRFLLMKEEGISATPSELSEIYRAARNKEIGIVVTVGDESTPVNLKAIEIADEFGIRRVNVPSPLEGSSIPDKLTKLIRALKEEGVGSKPANTIDLTSTLILAVSVMLIAIYFLRKKRS; encoded by the coding sequence ATGAGATGGGTTCCGGTGACCCTCCTACTGCTGACCACGGCCGCGCTTCCGGTAGCTGCCCGCCCGGAGGGTGTTAGGGTAGTCGCTACCTTCAGTAACTTAGTTTATGACTTGAAGCTGATATCCTGCCCTCAAGATGAGATAGACTACTTAGCTCCGCCGGGCTTGGATCCACACGATTACGAGCTTAGACCCGGAGATTTAGAGAAGCTTAGGGGGGCAGACTTAATACTATCTTTAGCTCACGCACCTTTCGAGGTCTCCGTAAGGGAGCTGATCTCTAAAGGGGAGATCAAGGCTAAGTTGATAGAGGTACCCTCGATAGAGGGGATCAGGATATACAGTAATCCCTTAACGGGTCAGCCAAATTACCACATGCCCATCTACGATCCGATGAACTATCTGGTCCTCATGAGGGAGTTGAGAGAAGCTCTAAAGGAGCTGAACCCGACTTGCTCTGAAACTTATGATATGAATTACCTTGAGGTGGAGAATAGGGTAAGGAGCATCGTGATGGAAGCTCGGAGGATGAACCTCACAGCTTTAGCTTCAACTCCGATCGCTCAATACGCCTTGGAGTGGCTTGGGATCGAGGTGAGGTTCCTCCTGATGAAGGAGGAGGGTATCTCAGCTACTCCTTCGGAACTTTCCGAGATCTACAGGGCTGCTAGGAATAAGGAGATAGGTATCGTTGTTACTGTGGGCGATGAGAGCACACCCGTGAACCTCAAGGCTATTGAGATAGCCGATGAGTTCGGGATAAGGAGGGTAAACGTCCCATCACCTCTAGAGGGAAGTAGTATTCCGGATAAACTCACCAAGTTGATTCGGGCGCTAAAGGAGGAAGGCGTAGGGAGTAAACCAGCTAACACAATCGATTTAACATCAACTTTGATATTAGCTGTCTCCGTCATGCTTATAGCGATCTATTTCCTCAGGAAGAAGCGTTCTTGA
- a CDS encoding CDP-alcohol phosphatidyltransferase family protein, with product MVSVVICAGGVASRMRPYSKEVPKTLFELEPGVTILDHIMERVRSLNPEKVVVVTRPTFRGLLEGRLGGDVKVLETDEEDFGNLYTVYLALDLVDDPFLIVMSDHVFEVSMLKDLASHESDKAFTVCLDRNPSRSEAIEGLKLAIRGEGVVLADKTIPPHHGIDTGLIMCRGRARDYIRDALMEKGPKAKISDALNVAASSNDIDYVDVTGKLWKDVDTPEDLERARKLYWEILRRELVKPEDGLIARYLNRPISTRISLTLYRRGVEVNPNLVSLFSLILCFISAFTLTRGYLLVGGILAQVASVLDGVDGEIARLFRRSSKLGSFLDSLMDRISDVVLISGIALSLWSLEGAAILLPILASANSILVSYATSSLARMGVDVSGLRLIPATRDARIFVIFLACALSQPQLSLWYISTVPLLYVAGSLYLAFRDLREPKEVRRVRRGKPLPELPSSRGEAGFLIREILSNSFKMGVCLLLVRMFSPLISDIAIVLQEGIRIGGDLILSLLDFLILIYFGYRILMPIKRLFDMASDKFAERVSVTRTTLGRIMTDLLYLVTGSILWIYLPSIVRPVLGDWVSKLIYLGIAILLLISAYDFVRTLYRTFEDLYSKLVDKLAGKISGDV from the coding sequence ATGGTTTCCGTGGTGATATGCGCTGGCGGGGTCGCGTCCAGGATGCGGCCCTACTCGAAGGAGGTACCCAAGACCCTCTTCGAACTCGAGCCGGGGGTCACTATCCTAGATCACATAATGGAGAGGGTCAGAAGCCTGAACCCGGAGAAGGTGGTGGTCGTTACCAGACCGACGTTCAGAGGCTTGCTGGAGGGGAGACTGGGTGGTGATGTCAAGGTCTTAGAGACCGATGAAGAGGATTTCGGGAACCTCTACACAGTTTATCTCGCCTTGGATCTAGTGGACGACCCCTTCCTCATAGTCATGTCAGATCACGTGTTCGAGGTCTCGATGCTCAAGGACTTAGCGAGTCATGAGAGCGATAAAGCCTTCACAGTATGCTTAGATAGGAACCCATCGAGATCGGAGGCTATCGAGGGATTGAAGCTGGCGATCAGGGGAGAGGGAGTGGTGTTAGCGGATAAGACGATCCCTCCTCATCACGGCATAGACACGGGACTAATAATGTGCAGAGGGAGGGCTAGGGATTACATCAGGGATGCTCTGATGGAGAAGGGACCCAAGGCTAAGATATCCGACGCTCTCAATGTGGCTGCGTCCTCTAACGATATCGATTACGTGGACGTCACGGGGAAGTTGTGGAAGGATGTAGATACGCCAGAGGATCTCGAGAGAGCCAGAAAGCTCTACTGGGAGATCCTCAGGAGGGAGCTAGTTAAACCTGAGGATGGGTTAATAGCTAGATACCTGAATAGACCTATCTCCACTAGGATATCCCTCACGCTTTACAGGAGGGGAGTGGAGGTAAATCCCAACCTCGTTTCCCTGTTCTCCCTCATTCTCTGCTTCATCTCAGCATTTACCCTAACTAGGGGGTACTTGCTAGTAGGCGGGATCTTAGCGCAAGTGGCGTCCGTGCTTGACGGGGTAGATGGGGAAATAGCCAGATTATTCAGGAGATCTTCTAAGCTAGGTAGCTTCTTAGATTCCTTAATGGACAGGATATCCGATGTCGTCCTAATATCAGGGATCGCTCTCTCCCTATGGAGCCTTGAGGGTGCGGCCATACTCCTCCCGATACTGGCATCGGCTAACAGCATCCTAGTGAGTTACGCGACCTCCAGCTTGGCCAGGATGGGTGTGGATGTAAGCGGGTTAAGGCTAATACCTGCGACTAGGGACGCCAGGATATTCGTCATATTCCTAGCCTGCGCTCTCTCGCAGCCTCAACTATCCCTCTGGTACATATCAACGGTACCCCTGCTCTACGTAGCCGGCTCACTGTACCTAGCTTTTAGGGACCTGAGGGAGCCCAAGGAGGTCAGGAGGGTGAGGAGGGGGAAACCGCTCCCGGAGCTACCCTCGAGTAGAGGGGAAGCTGGTTTTCTGATCAGGGAGATCCTATCTAATTCCTTCAAGATGGGAGTATGCCTGCTCTTAGTCAGGATGTTCTCCCCACTGATCTCCGATATCGCTATAGTATTGCAGGAGGGTATCCGCATAGGGGGAGACCTAATACTGAGCCTCCTGGACTTCCTCATCCTGATATACTTCGGCTACAGGATACTGATGCCGATCAAGAGGCTCTTCGATATGGCCTCCGATAAGTTCGCTGAAAGGGTTAGCGTGACCAGGACTACCTTAGGGAGGATCATGACGGATCTCCTCTACTTAGTGACGGGATCGATCCTCTGGATCTACCTCCCAAGCATCGTAAGGCCCGTGCTCGGGGATTGGGTATCCAAACTGATCTACTTGGGTATAGCGATCCTCCTTCTGATATCCGCTTACGACTTCGTCAGAACTCTCTACAGGACCTTCGAGGATCTCTACTCAAAGCTGGTAGACAAACTAGCTGGAAAAATAAGTGGAGACGTTTAA
- a CDS encoding metallophosphoesterase: MVQLSKIFLKYYAPKIYEININFGIGIKALILADLHVHGWGEREELISRLLRDLSGDVDAIFILGDSYDERTRSLEPLVRLLGEIDRPKFGVLGNHEHWADPRIPLKYGLEALERAGVRVLLNEVTEEIGIRVGGIDWYDDDEHAAEALRNMGDIDVLLSHTPDVIELRPRAKMVLAGHTHGGQVCLPLIGPIWTPSKYGTKYASGLFKVEGRYLYVSRGLGEKNPVRFNCPRELTLMTI, encoded by the coding sequence ATGGTGCAACTATCCAAAATATTTTTAAAATATTATGCACCAAAAATTTACGAAATTAATATAAACTTCGGAATTGGAATAAAAGCTTTAATTTTAGCCGATCTACATGTCCATGGGTGGGGTGAGAGGGAGGAGCTGATATCGAGGCTGCTGAGGGACCTATCCGGGGACGTGGATGCCATCTTCATCTTAGGTGATTCCTACGATGAGAGGACGAGGAGCTTAGAACCCTTAGTGAGGCTTCTCGGCGAAATTGACAGGCCTAAGTTCGGTGTGTTGGGTAACCATGAGCACTGGGCGGATCCCAGGATACCACTGAAGTACGGATTGGAGGCCCTTGAGAGGGCTGGAGTAAGGGTATTACTGAACGAAGTTACGGAGGAGATCGGGATCAGGGTAGGCGGGATAGATTGGTACGATGATGACGAGCACGCTGCGGAAGCGCTGAGGAATATGGGGGATATCGATGTACTGCTCTCCCACACACCCGATGTCATAGAGCTCCGGCCCCGAGCTAAGATGGTACTAGCCGGTCACACTCACGGCGGTCAGGTTTGCCTCCCCCTCATAGGCCCCATCTGGACCCCCAGCAAGTACGGGACCAAGTACGCTAGTGGGCTCTTCAAGGTCGAGGGTAGGTACCTCTACGTAAGCAGGGGCCTCGGCGAGAAGAACCCAGTGAGGTTTAACTGCCCTAGGGAGCTCACGCTCATGACCATTTGA
- a CDS encoding aldo/keto reductase, with product MEFRYLGSSDAKASVIGLGTWQFSESWGMTDYRTAKSIIERAIGLGINLFDTAAVYGRGMSERFLGEALKELGAREDVLIATKIPGEFLSRHDVFKATKRCLERLNTSYIDLMQVHWPPCWDNFPTCEYMRSLEELVHLGAIRMIGLSDFPPELIESAWSCLSTEDIVSIQVKYNLVERDAEKEIIPYAEANNLSVLAWSPLAKGALTGKYTPDNLPKFSDVREGSAIFYPENFGKVYELVKVIRDVGSKYGKSPSQVALNWLLMASDRVVVIPGAKSPSQVEENAGAAGWRMSLDDWMRLEEESGKIRITRVIW from the coding sequence ATGGAGTTCAGGTACTTGGGTAGCTCCGATGCTAAGGCCTCGGTGATCGGTTTGGGGACGTGGCAGTTCAGTGAGTCATGGGGCATGACCGATTACCGCACCGCGAAGTCGATAATCGAGAGGGCTATAGGATTGGGCATTAACCTATTCGATACAGCGGCCGTTTACGGGAGGGGAATGAGTGAGAGGTTCCTGGGAGAGGCTTTAAAGGAGCTTGGAGCTAGGGAGGATGTCCTAATAGCTACTAAGATACCGGGGGAATTTCTATCAAGACATGACGTATTTAAGGCTACTAAGAGATGCTTAGAGAGGCTCAACACAAGTTATATAGACCTTATGCAAGTCCACTGGCCTCCCTGCTGGGATAACTTCCCCACTTGCGAGTACATGCGTTCCCTAGAGGAACTGGTTCACCTAGGCGCGATAAGGATGATCGGGCTCAGCGACTTCCCACCTGAGCTCATCGAATCCGCCTGGTCCTGTCTCTCTACGGAGGACATAGTCAGCATCCAAGTCAAGTACAACTTGGTTGAGAGGGATGCCGAGAAGGAGATAATCCCCTATGCTGAAGCCAACAACCTAAGTGTGTTAGCGTGGTCCCCCCTCGCTAAGGGGGCTCTGACCGGTAAGTACACTCCCGACAACCTCCCGAAGTTCTCAGACGTGAGGGAGGGCTCCGCTATCTTCTATCCGGAGAACTTCGGTAAGGTATACGAGTTAGTGAAGGTAATAAGAGATGTAGGATCTAAGTACGGGAAGAGCCCATCTCAAGTTGCGCTAAACTGGCTGCTCATGGCTAGCGATAGAGTTGTCGTGATACCCGGAGCTAAGAGTCCCTCGCAAGTCGAGGAAAACGCTGGCGCTGCTGGTTGGAGGATGAGCTTAGATGATTGGATGAGGCTCGAGGAGGAGAGCGGGAAGATAAGGATAACTAGGGTCATTTGGTGA
- a CDS encoding metal ABC transporter ATP-binding protein, translated as MGPLVYAEELSVRYGDEVIFSRETFELAGPGLFLVIGPNGAGKTTLFRALLGLVKVEGEVYMNGVKVTGDPEGAGRFVGYVPQLSLIDFPFPISTKEFIESAIALRRGILTRRVLDGGTLKSLIRDLGLGEFIEKPFQQLSGGQKQRALLARALISDPPILMMDEPLTAIDPAGREFLIRMLFELSQRKLLLVSSHDPTLFLERAKVILALNRGIVAMGSPEEVINEEVMKRVYGRNVVLIERCLHVVDYHAV; from the coding sequence ATGGGACCGCTCGTGTACGCTGAGGAACTATCGGTACGTTACGGTGATGAGGTCATCTTCAGTAGGGAGACCTTCGAACTGGCAGGTCCAGGGCTCTTCTTAGTTATCGGACCTAACGGAGCTGGAAAAACTACCCTGTTCAGAGCCCTGCTGGGCTTGGTTAAGGTAGAGGGCGAGGTCTATATGAACGGTGTTAAGGTCACTGGAGATCCTGAGGGAGCCGGAAGGTTCGTTGGTTATGTCCCGCAACTCAGTTTAATCGATTTTCCGTTCCCCATCAGTACTAAGGAGTTCATAGAATCGGCGATTGCCCTTAGGAGGGGGATCCTCACGCGGAGGGTCTTGGATGGCGGAACGCTAAAATCCCTGATCAGGGATCTGGGCTTGGGCGAGTTCATCGAGAAGCCCTTCCAACAGCTTAGCGGTGGTCAGAAGCAGAGGGCCCTTCTCGCGAGAGCCCTCATCTCAGATCCCCCCATACTGATGATGGATGAACCTCTCACGGCCATAGATCCCGCGGGAAGGGAGTTCCTCATCAGGATGTTATTCGAGCTCTCCCAGAGAAAGCTCCTGCTCGTGAGCAGTCACGATCCTACGCTCTTCTTAGAGAGAGCTAAGGTTATACTGGCTTTGAACAGGGGGATAGTGGCTATGGGGTCGCCTGAAGAGGTGATTAATGAGGAAGTGATGAAACGCGTCTACGGGAGAAACGTGGTACTCATTGAAAGGTGCCTTCACGTGGTGGATTACCATGCAGTTTGA
- a CDS encoding dual specificity protein phosphatase family protein — MRRPRNFSFIDQLVAGSALLSSPEEVDWLAANGITTVISLIELSPEVERRLRELGIEHFSFPVNEFEAPSIEVLHRIVSLIGERAEDGRRVLVHCFAGCGRTGTVLASYLISRGMTPEEALSHLNSRRPCSLESQVQYNTLWYYYTYRTRLIQR, encoded by the coding sequence ATGAGGAGACCCAGGAACTTCTCTTTTATAGATCAGCTGGTCGCTGGCTCAGCTCTGTTAAGCTCCCCCGAGGAAGTCGATTGGTTAGCGGCTAACGGTATAACTACGGTGATCTCGCTGATTGAACTGAGCCCTGAGGTGGAGAGAAGGCTCAGGGAACTCGGGATAGAGCACTTCTCATTCCCAGTGAACGAGTTCGAGGCACCCTCCATTGAGGTCCTCCACAGGATAGTGAGCTTGATCGGGGAGAGGGCCGAGGACGGGAGAAGGGTCCTCGTCCACTGTTTCGCTGGCTGCGGCAGGACCGGTACAGTACTCGCTAGCTACCTCATTTCCAGGGGAATGACGCCTGAAGAAGCTCTCTCCCACTTGAATTCTAGGAGACCTTGTTCCTTAGAGAGTCAAGTTCAGTACAACACTCTCTGGTACTATTATACCTATAGGACACGCCTCATCCAGCGCTAA
- a CDS encoding metal ABC transporter permease: protein MQFDLLLDIRWFIAIALSSMTFGVVSPLVLSRRLLFLAGSLPHSALLSALLAMMLDRAIGIPYRTGSLALSVILVSAVFYMISRGVRTDVATAIFLSLTVSLTALSLYYVITSFPVRESVWSYLVGDPLLVTWDDVYYTAFISLLVLGINLPLIKVQAFIGADRDFVRVSGVKIGFYDLVAALSLAIATVGLLKVTGFVLEHVMILLPGVTAASLARSLRGFLIQAFMISLVGGLGGLMLGLLTGLAPSGCVGLVLLSLYLISLVGRGGR, encoded by the coding sequence ATGCAGTTTGATCTGCTCCTGGACATCAGGTGGTTCATAGCGATAGCGCTTTCCTCGATGACCTTCGGTGTGGTGAGCCCCCTAGTGCTCTCTAGGAGGCTGCTCTTCCTGGCGGGCTCTCTCCCCCACTCCGCCCTGCTATCGGCACTCTTAGCCATGATGCTCGATAGGGCCATCGGCATCCCATACCGGACGGGGTCACTTGCGCTCAGCGTGATCCTGGTCTCGGCGGTCTTCTACATGATCTCAAGGGGAGTGAGGACCGATGTCGCTACAGCGATATTCCTCTCACTAACCGTCTCTCTAACGGCCCTCTCCCTTTACTACGTGATAACGAGCTTCCCGGTGAGGGAGAGCGTTTGGTCATACCTGGTCGGGGATCCCCTGCTGGTGACCTGGGATGATGTTTACTACACGGCGTTCATCTCCCTCTTAGTGCTGGGGATTAACTTACCCCTTATCAAGGTTCAAGCGTTCATAGGAGCAGATAGGGACTTCGTGAGGGTATCAGGAGTGAAGATCGGCTTTTATGACCTGGTTGCAGCCTTATCTCTAGCTATCGCTACAGTAGGTCTCCTAAAAGTCACTGGTTTCGTCTTGGAGCATGTCATGATACTCCTACCTGGAGTAACAGCTGCTTCGCTAGCCAGGAGCCTGAGGGGGTTCCTGATCCAAGCTTTTATGATCTCCCTGGTGGGGGGTCTGGGTGGCTTAATGTTAGGACTGCTGACGGGTCTAGCGCCCTCAGGTTGCGTTGGCCTAGTCCTGCTATCCCTCTACTTGATCTCCTTAGTAGGGAGAGGAGGGAGATGA